One part of the Deinococcus fonticola genome encodes these proteins:
- the gcvP gene encoding aminomethyl-transferring glycine dehydrogenase, whose product MKALQDLLQTNDFTARHLGPSEAEQAEMLAEFGLKSLDELTDTTLPAAIRFEGDLNAGDGVTEAQALADLKALAQQNKVFRSYIGTGYYGTHVPPVILRNMLENPGWYTAYTPYQAEISQGRLEMLLNFQQTVMDLTGMPISNASLLDEATAAAEAMTLAKRSGKSKGNVFYVADNVHPQTLNVVQTRAEYFGFDVQVGPADQVPEGAFGVLVQYPGTHGQLLDLAPIAEKVHAQGGALIVATDLLASALVKPAGELGADIVVGSAQRLGVPMGFGGPHAAFLACQKGFERSMPGRVIGVSKDARGNTALRMAMQTREQHIRREKATSNICTAQALLANMAAAYAVYHGADGLRTIAERVHRLTGILARALTNAGLTPNETFFDTLTVQGDAATIRARAEAKGINFRYGTGTQADLISISLDETVTPADLSDVIEALTGEQTDVLALDAQAVDGIPDHLKRQSEFLTHPVFSSHRSEHGMLRYLKQLENRDYSLVHGMIPLGSCTMKLNATTEMIPVTWPEFGNMHPFAPGTQTQGYAALLGELERWLADITGYEAVSLQPNSGASGEYAGLLAIRKYQEANGQGHRNVCLIPASAHGTNPASAAMMGMQVVVVKTDANGNIDWDDLKAQAEKHSEHLSALMITYPSTHGVYEENVKDVCDLIHQHGGQVYLDGANMNAQVGLSKPGLIGSDVSHLNLHKTFAIPHGGGGPGMGPIGVKAHLAPYLPNHPVIPTSGSQTGAVSAAQYGSASILPISYLYIKLLGAHGLRKSTQVALLNANYIARKLSGAYPILYTGRNDRVAHECIIDIRPLKQDSGITEEDIAKRLMDYGFHAPTMSFPVPGTLMIEPTESEPKAELDRFIDAMLQIRREIQEVQDGTMAAADSPLKHAPHTQTDLIDAEWNRAYSRETAAYPSRYQKNWKFWPAVNRVDNVYGDRNFMCACPPIEDYVGA is encoded by the coding sequence ATGAAAGCGCTGCAAGACCTGCTGCAAACCAATGACTTCACCGCCCGTCACCTCGGCCCCAGCGAAGCGGAACAGGCCGAGATGCTGGCCGAGTTCGGGCTGAAGAGCCTGGATGAACTGACAGACACCACCCTGCCCGCCGCCATTCGCTTCGAGGGCGACCTGAACGCCGGGGACGGCGTGACCGAAGCGCAGGCGCTGGCCGACCTGAAAGCCCTGGCGCAGCAGAACAAGGTGTTCCGCAGCTACATCGGCACGGGATACTACGGCACGCACGTGCCGCCCGTGATCCTGCGCAACATGCTGGAAAACCCCGGCTGGTACACCGCGTACACCCCCTACCAGGCCGAGATCAGCCAGGGCCGCCTGGAGATGCTGCTGAACTTCCAGCAGACCGTGATGGATCTGACCGGCATGCCGATTTCCAACGCCAGCCTGCTGGACGAGGCCACCGCCGCCGCCGAAGCCATGACGCTCGCCAAACGCAGCGGCAAGAGCAAGGGCAACGTGTTCTACGTGGCCGACAACGTGCACCCGCAGACCCTGAACGTCGTGCAGACCCGCGCCGAGTACTTCGGGTTCGACGTGCAGGTCGGCCCGGCCGACCAGGTGCCCGAAGGCGCCTTCGGGGTGCTGGTGCAGTACCCGGGCACGCACGGACAGCTGCTGGATCTCGCGCCCATCGCCGAAAAGGTGCACGCCCAGGGCGGCGCGCTGATCGTGGCGACCGACCTGCTCGCCAGCGCCCTGGTGAAACCCGCCGGGGAACTCGGCGCGGACATCGTGGTCGGCAGCGCGCAGCGCCTGGGCGTCCCGATGGGCTTCGGCGGGCCGCACGCCGCGTTCCTGGCCTGCCAGAAAGGCTTCGAGCGCAGCATGCCGGGCCGCGTGATCGGCGTGAGCAAGGACGCCCGCGGCAACACCGCCCTGCGCATGGCCATGCAGACCCGCGAGCAGCACATCCGCCGCGAGAAGGCCACCAGCAACATCTGCACCGCGCAGGCGCTGCTGGCCAACATGGCCGCCGCGTACGCCGTGTACCATGGCGCGGACGGGCTGCGCACCATCGCCGAGCGGGTGCACCGCCTGACCGGCATCCTCGCCCGGGCGCTGACGAACGCCGGCCTGACCCCCAACGAGACCTTCTTCGACACCCTGACCGTGCAGGGCGACGCGGCCACCATCCGCGCGCGCGCCGAGGCGAAAGGCATCAACTTCCGCTACGGCACCGGCACCCAGGCCGACCTGATCAGCATCAGCCTGGACGAGACTGTCACCCCCGCCGACCTCAGCGACGTGATCGAAGCCCTGACCGGTGAGCAGACGGACGTGCTGGCCCTGGACGCCCAGGCTGTGGACGGCATCCCCGACCACCTCAAGCGCCAGAGCGAGTTCCTCACGCACCCCGTGTTCAGCAGCCACCGCAGCGAGCACGGCATGCTCCGGTACCTCAAGCAGCTGGAAAACCGCGACTACAGTCTGGTGCACGGCATGATCCCGCTGGGCAGCTGCACCATGAAACTCAACGCCACCACTGAGATGATCCCCGTCACGTGGCCCGAGTTCGGGAACATGCACCCCTTCGCGCCTGGCACCCAGACCCAGGGCTACGCCGCGCTGCTGGGCGAACTGGAACGCTGGCTGGCCGACATCACCGGCTACGAGGCCGTGAGCCTCCAGCCGAACAGCGGCGCCAGCGGCGAGTACGCCGGCCTGCTCGCCATCCGCAAGTACCAGGAAGCCAACGGCCAGGGCCACCGCAACGTGTGCCTGATTCCCGCCAGCGCCCACGGCACCAACCCTGCCAGCGCCGCCATGATGGGCATGCAGGTCGTCGTCGTGAAGACCGACGCGAACGGCAACATCGACTGGGACGACCTGAAAGCGCAGGCCGAGAAGCACAGCGAGCACCTGTCCGCCCTGATGATCACCTACCCCAGCACGCACGGCGTGTACGAGGAAAACGTGAAGGACGTGTGCGACCTGATCCACCAGCACGGCGGGCAGGTGTACCTGGACGGCGCGAACATGAACGCCCAGGTGGGCCTGAGCAAACCCGGCCTGATCGGCAGTGACGTCTCCCACCTGAACCTGCACAAGACCTTCGCCATCCCCCACGGCGGCGGCGGCCCCGGCATGGGCCCCATCGGCGTCAAGGCCCACCTCGCGCCCTATCTGCCCAACCATCCCGTCATCCCCACCTCAGGGAGCCAGACGGGCGCCGTGAGTGCCGCGCAGTACGGCAGCGCCAGCATCCTCCCCATCAGCTACCTGTACATCAAACTCCTCGGCGCGCACGGCCTGCGCAAGAGCACCCAGGTCGCCCTGCTCAACGCCAACTACATCGCCAGGAAACTCAGCGGCGCCTACCCCATCCTCTACACGGGCCGCAATGACCGCGTGGCGCACGAGTGCATCATCGACATCCGCCCCCTGAAACAGGACAGCGGCATCACCGAGGAAGACATCGCCAAACGCCTCATGGACTACGGCTTCCACGCCCCCACCATGAGCTTCCCCGTGCCCGGCACCCTGATGATCGAACCCACCGAGAGCGAACCCAAAGCCGAACTCGACCGGTTCATCGACGCCATGCTTCAGATCCGCCGCGAAATTCAGGAAGTCCAGGACGGCACCATGGCCGCCGCCGACAGCCCGCTGAAGCACGCCCCCCACACCCAGACCGACCTGATTGACGCCGAGTGGAACCGCGCCTACAGCCGCGAAACCGCCGCCTACCCCAGCCGGTACCAGAAGAACTGGAAGTTCTGGCCCGCCGTGAACCGAGTGGACAACGTGTACGGCGATAGGAATTTCATGTGCGCCTGCCCGCCAATTGAGGATTACGTCGGCGCGTAA
- the gcvH gene encoding glycine cleavage system protein GcvH yields the protein MTNPTTLKYAASHEWLASDGKVGITHHAQEQLGDVVYVELPEVGREVSAGEAVAVVESVKTASDIYAPASGKIVAVNDALSGSPELVNSGPFEDGWLFQLEVTEEGADLLDAAAYEAQADH from the coding sequence ATGACGAACCCCACCACCCTGAAATACGCCGCTTCCCACGAATGGCTCGCCTCCGACGGCAAGGTCGGCATCACCCACCACGCCCAGGAGCAACTGGGGGACGTGGTGTATGTCGAACTGCCCGAAGTCGGCCGTGAAGTGAGCGCCGGGGAAGCCGTGGCTGTGGTCGAGAGCGTGAAGACCGCCAGCGACATCTACGCCCCCGCCAGCGGCAAAATTGTGGCCGTGAACGACGCCCTGAGCGGCAGCCCCGAACTGGTCAACAGCGGCCCCTTCGAGGACGGGTGGCTGTTCCAGCTGGAAGTCACCGAGGAAGGCGCCGACCTGCTGGACGCCGCCGCCTACGAAGCCCAGGCCGACCACTGA
- the gcvT gene encoding glycine cleavage system aminomethyltransferase GcvT, protein MSESTQTPLKRTPLHAAHLRSGARMVPFGGWDMPVQYAGLKAEHEAVRQRAGMFDVSHMGEFRIQGQDALKFLQHVTTNDVSKFKPGRAHYNWLPNDQGGLVDDIFIYRVNENEYLMVVNASNMEKDWAHLSALTAGFDVQLTNESDQWALLAVQGPRAVELLAPHAEPDIVARKKNDFLAGKLFGVDVLFARTGYTGEDGYEVFVKPEQAEALWDKIVALGITPAGLGARDTLRLEAGFPLYGHEFGEDIHPLSSHYTWVAKDKEHFGREKLKSTPSQKLIGLKLEKIPVREGYPVKQGGQVIGHITSGTTSPTLGHPIAMALVNAEAAQGNDFEVEVRGKDHPATKTDVPFYKGA, encoded by the coding sequence ATGAGTGAAAGTACGCAAACGCCGCTCAAGCGGACGCCCCTGCACGCCGCGCACCTGCGCTCGGGCGCCCGCATGGTGCCCTTCGGCGGGTGGGACATGCCGGTGCAGTACGCGGGCCTGAAAGCCGAACACGAGGCCGTGCGCCAGCGGGCCGGGATGTTCGATGTGTCGCACATGGGTGAATTCCGTATTCAGGGCCAGGACGCCCTGAAGTTCCTGCAACACGTGACCACCAACGATGTCAGCAAGTTCAAGCCCGGACGCGCCCACTACAACTGGCTGCCCAACGACCAGGGCGGCCTGGTGGACGACATCTTCATTTACCGCGTGAATGAAAACGAGTACCTGATGGTCGTGAACGCCAGCAACATGGAAAAAGACTGGGCGCACCTCAGTGCGTTGACCGCCGGTTTCGACGTACAGCTCACCAACGAGTCCGACCAGTGGGCGCTGCTGGCGGTGCAGGGCCCCCGCGCCGTGGAACTGCTGGCCCCGCACGCCGAGCCGGACATCGTGGCCCGCAAGAAGAACGACTTCCTGGCCGGCAAACTGTTCGGCGTGGACGTGCTGTTTGCCCGCACCGGCTACACCGGCGAAGACGGCTACGAAGTCTTCGTGAAGCCTGAGCAGGCCGAGGCGCTGTGGGACAAGATCGTCGCCCTGGGGATCACGCCCGCCGGCCTGGGCGCGCGCGACACCCTGCGCCTGGAAGCGGGCTTCCCGCTGTACGGCCACGAGTTTGGCGAGGACATCCACCCGCTGAGCAGCCACTACACCTGGGTCGCCAAGGACAAAGAACACTTTGGCCGCGAGAAACTCAAATCCACCCCCAGCCAGAAACTGATCGGCCTGAAACTGGAGAAGATTCCGGTACGCGAAGGCTACCCGGTCAAGCAGGGCGGGCAGGTCATCGGTCACATCACCAGCGGCACCACCAGCCCCACGCTGGGCCACCCGATTGCCATGGCGCTCGTGAACGCCGAAGCTGCCCAGGGCAACGACTTTGAAGTTGAAGTGCGCGGTAAGGATCACCCCGCCACGAAAACGGACGTGCCTTTTTACAAGGGCGCCTAG
- a CDS encoding 5-formyltetrahydrofolate cyclo-ligase: protein MSSVPDVTTSKADWRAWAFATRQSLPADLDPADVVAHLRAFLQGRGARRVLAYRALPGEPDMSALAQEFELFTTRTRYKPERHLTLHPWDTASEVSKFGYLQPPASAPQVALSSLDAVLLPGLAYDRHGVRMGYGGGFYDRLLPGFVGPSVGVVWSALTVPHLPREPHDCPVGWVATEQGLWQTEA, encoded by the coding sequence GTGAGCAGCGTGCCGGACGTGACGACCAGCAAGGCCGACTGGCGGGCCTGGGCCTTCGCCACACGCCAATCGCTGCCCGCCGACCTCGACCCGGCGGACGTGGTGGCGCACCTGCGGGCCTTTCTGCAAGGGCGCGGCGCCCGGCGCGTGCTGGCCTACCGGGCCCTGCCGGGCGAACCCGACATGTCCGCGCTGGCGCAGGAGTTCGAGCTGTTCACCACCCGCACGCGCTACAAGCCGGAGCGCCACCTGACCCTTCACCCCTGGGACACGGCCAGCGAGGTCAGCAAGTTCGGTTACCTGCAACCGCCTGCCAGCGCCCCGCAGGTCGCGCTGAGCAGCCTCGACGCGGTGCTGCTGCCCGGTCTGGCCTACGACCGGCACGGCGTGCGGATGGGGTACGGCGGCGGCTTTTACGACCGGCTGCTGCCCGGTTTCGTGGGCCCGAGCGTCGGGGTGGTGTGGTCGGCCCTGACCGTGCCGCACCTGCCGCGCGAGCCACACGACTGCCCGGTGGGCTGGGTGGCGACCGAGCAGGGACTCTGGCAAACGGAGGCCTAA
- a CDS encoding phosphodiesterase gives MGVVEAVLAQLRLAGLTVDFTGLKQKVCGPARNARARIRADHHLPLTEVFMLIVQLSDPHIDLHRPEKSGALRRAIDHLLSLPMRPDAVLVSGDCTEHGWTDEYALLRELLRPLTVPTYLIPGNHDDREEFLKAFGPQGTQGLPGFAQFVVELGPVRVLALDTHCPGANGGQLDAPRLGWLAERLGEAPRTPTLIALHHPPLLTGLKVMDSIGLDGTQALQELVGAHPQVEAVVAGHLHMRLVRRFAGTLVMTAPALEYAWLPDLTQPDKLIVQRQPPGYLLHHFTPDTGLTTYASAVSPGPWETLHDGQGWAP, from the coding sequence ATGGGCGTGGTCGAAGCCGTCCTCGCTCAGCTGCGGCTGGCGGGCCTGACTGTCGACTTCACAGGCCTGAAGCAGAAAGTCTGCGGCCCGGCGCGGAACGCACGTGCAAGGATACGGGCAGACCACCATCTCCCACTGACCGAGGTTTTCATGCTGATTGTCCAACTGAGTGACCCGCACATCGACCTTCACCGCCCCGAGAAAAGTGGGGCGCTGCGCCGGGCCATCGACCATCTGCTGTCCCTGCCCATGCGCCCGGACGCGGTGCTGGTGTCGGGCGACTGCACCGAGCACGGGTGGACCGACGAATATGCCCTGCTGCGCGAACTGCTGCGCCCCCTGACCGTGCCCACCTATCTGATTCCCGGCAACCACGATGACCGGGAGGAGTTCCTGAAGGCGTTCGGGCCGCAGGGCACCCAGGGCCTGCCGGGCTTCGCGCAGTTCGTGGTGGAGCTTGGCCCGGTGCGCGTGCTGGCGCTGGACACCCACTGCCCTGGCGCAAATGGCGGCCAGCTGGACGCGCCGCGCCTGGGCTGGCTGGCCGAACGCCTGGGCGAAGCGCCCCGCACGCCCACCCTGATCGCCCTGCACCACCCGCCACTGCTGACCGGCCTGAAGGTGATGGACAGCATCGGCCTGGACGGCACCCAGGCCCTGCAAGAACTGGTCGGCGCCCACCCGCAGGTCGAAGCGGTGGTGGCCGGGCACCTGCACATGCGGCTGGTGCGGCGCTTCGCGGGCACGCTAGTCATGACCGCCCCCGCGCTGGAGTATGCCTGGCTGCCCGACCTGACCCAGCCGGACAAATTGATCGTGCAGCGCCAGCCGCCCGGCTACCTGCTGCACCACTTCACGCCGGACACGGGCCTGACCACGTATGCCAGCGCCGTCAGCCCCGGCCCGTGGGAGACGCTGCACGACGGTCAAGGGTGGGCACCGTGA
- a CDS encoding phosphoribosyltransferase family protein yields MKTHRVQIGEVTRDLPVVEIAPGTSVALFNMLGDPEVTEAAGKALAARLPADVEVLITPEVKALSLAHVISRETGKPYIVIRKTQKPYMVDPVIREVISITTGKPQLLVLDGFDVDKVRGHKVAIVDDVVSSGGTLHSLEQIINEVGGQLSAVLAVFTEGSEREEVVALGHLPLFKDEDHVD; encoded by the coding sequence GTGAAAACGCACCGTGTTCAAATTGGTGAAGTGACCCGCGACCTGCCCGTGGTGGAAATTGCCCCTGGCACCAGCGTCGCCCTGTTCAACATGCTGGGCGACCCCGAAGTGACCGAGGCCGCCGGCAAGGCCCTGGCCGCCAGGCTGCCGGCCGATGTCGAAGTGCTGATCACGCCGGAAGTCAAGGCACTGTCGCTGGCGCACGTCATCAGCCGCGAGACGGGCAAGCCCTACATCGTGATTCGCAAGACCCAGAAACCCTACATGGTCGATCCGGTGATACGCGAGGTGATCAGCATCACCACCGGCAAACCGCAACTGCTGGTGCTGGACGGCTTCGATGTCGATAAAGTCCGGGGCCACAAGGTCGCCATCGTGGACGACGTGGTGTCCAGCGGCGGCACCCTGCACTCGCTGGAACAGATCATCAACGAGGTGGGCGGGCAGCTCAGCGCCGTGCTGGCGGTGTTTACCGAGGGTTCCGAACGTGAGGAAGTGGTCGCGCTGGGCCATCTGCCGCTGTTCAAGGACGAGGATCATGTGGACTGA
- a CDS encoding S41 family peptidase, which produces MKKSMMALLSAALLLSSCAQNPTPEPTTPNSASEIPAVPRKVNTGTFDCSALDGQRALPLSVRLNRGTDIFDQGTRVASSMTAQADLPNTLQDLLYTSKSIVNNMYFGYSKVDLDQVHEDAYQAMKKDFPKALNSYIISDYWFTYSNVTEKQQDLIDGHMDDYISSIEDEHTFYMDRAATDADKNGSAPTPVLGGNLALVPGQGGLLLTSVRLDGPAWTAGLRRGDVILGINGKSLTRTAGLDDKKQYAAFRKVLSDAIAAGGNLDLQVKTAGKVRSVRATPAVLTGTSMPWGEVRTDSSGKKHYYLRIPTFSSVAPQRSQSVSTPIADRVHQLVAEAQSKGVDNIVVDLRDNGGGLLIEFVGAAAAFAPNVAGESTRYIDGSSIDFSYKAGNVHLADGCGLYSADFAVHNPTQWKGKVTVLVNENSASASEMFSTNLREAGFKIIGTDTYGVGSTSTYHLDLPAGRSMSITAGRTYINNKPVADNIKPDVLSKDDYAKLADTGVDNTLEAAYNQMK; this is translated from the coding sequence ATGAAGAAATCCATGATGGCGCTGCTCAGCGCCGCCCTGCTGCTGTCCTCCTGCGCCCAGAACCCCACGCCCGAACCGACCACGCCCAACAGCGCTTCGGAAATCCCGGCCGTTCCCCGCAAGGTCAACACCGGAACGTTCGACTGCTCCGCCCTGGATGGGCAGCGGGCCTTGCCCCTGAGCGTCAGGCTGAACCGGGGAACCGATATCTTTGACCAGGGCACGCGCGTCGCCAGCTCCATGACCGCCCAGGCCGATCTGCCCAATACCCTTCAGGACCTGCTCTACACCAGCAAGAGCATCGTCAACAACATGTATTTCGGGTACAGCAAGGTCGACCTCGATCAGGTGCACGAAGACGCCTATCAGGCCATGAAGAAGGATTTCCCCAAAGCCCTGAACTCCTACATCATTTCCGACTACTGGTTTACCTACAGCAATGTCACGGAAAAACAGCAAGATCTGATCGACGGTCACATGGACGACTACATCAGCAGCATTGAGGACGAGCACACCTTCTACATGGACCGTGCCGCTACCGATGCCGACAAGAACGGCTCGGCCCCCACGCCGGTGCTGGGGGGCAACCTGGCCCTGGTGCCGGGCCAGGGCGGCCTGCTGCTGACCTCGGTGCGTCTGGACGGCCCGGCCTGGACGGCCGGTCTGCGTCGGGGCGACGTGATTCTGGGCATCAACGGCAAGAGCCTGACCCGCACGGCGGGCCTGGATGACAAGAAGCAGTACGCCGCCTTCCGCAAGGTGCTGTCCGACGCCATCGCTGCGGGCGGCAACCTGGACTTGCAGGTCAAGACCGCCGGGAAGGTGCGTTCCGTCCGGGCCACCCCCGCCGTGCTGACCGGCACCAGCATGCCCTGGGGCGAAGTCCGCACCGACAGCAGCGGCAAGAAGCACTATTACCTGCGCATTCCCACCTTCTCCTCGGTGGCGCCGCAGCGCAGCCAGAGCGTGTCCACCCCGATTGCCGACCGCGTACACCAGCTGGTCGCTGAGGCCCAGAGCAAGGGCGTCGACAACATCGTGGTCGACCTGCGCGACAACGGCGGCGGGCTGCTGATCGAGTTCGTCGGCGCGGCGGCGGCCTTTGCGCCGAACGTGGCGGGCGAATCGACCCGCTACATCGACGGCAGCTCCATCGACTTTTCCTACAAGGCCGGCAACGTTCACCTGGCCGACGGCTGCGGCCTTTACAGCGCCGATTTCGCGGTGCACAACCCGACCCAGTGGAAAGGCAAGGTGACTGTGCTGGTCAATGAAAACAGCGCCAGCGCTTCCGAGATGTTCAGCACCAACCTGCGCGAGGCCGGCTTCAAGATCATCGGGACGGACACCTACGGCGTGGGCAGCACCAGCACCTACCACCTGGACTTGCCCGCCGGCCGCAGCATGAGCATCACGGCGGGCCGCACCTACATCAACAACAAGCCCGTGGCCGACAACATCAAACCCGACGTGTTGTCCAAGGACGACTATGCCAAACTGGCCGACACGGGCGTGGACAACACCCTGGAAGCCGCTTACAACCAGATGAAATAA